One Neovison vison isolate M4711 chromosome 2, ASM_NN_V1, whole genome shotgun sequence genomic window carries:
- the CDH23 gene encoding cadherin-23 isoform X7, which produces MLVGIRVLDINDNDPVLLNLPMNITISENSPVSSFVAHILASDADSGCNALLTFNITAGNRERAFSINATTGVITVNRPLDRERIPEYKLTISVKDNPENPRIARRDFDLLLIFLADENDNHPLFTESTYQAEVMENSPAGTPLTVLNGPILALDADLDVYAVVTYKLLGSQSGLFDIDNSSGVVTVRSGVIIDREAFSPPVLELLLLAEDIGLLNGTADLLVTILDDNDNWPTFSPPALTVHLLENCPPGFSVLQVTAMDRDSGLNGELIYRIEAGAQDRFLIHPVTGVIRVANATIDREEQESYRLVVVATDRGTVPLSGTALITILIDDINDSRPEFLNPIQTVSVLESAEPGTVIANVTAIDRDLNPKLEYHIIGIVAKDDTDRLVPDQEDAFAVNINTGSVMVKSPLNRELVATYEVTLSVIDNASDLPERSVSVPNAKLTVNILDVNDNTPQFKPFGITCYTERVLEGATPGTTLIAVAAVDPDKGLNGLITYMLLDLMPPGYVQLEDSSAGKVIANQTVDYEEVQWLNFTVKASDNGSPPRAAEIPVYLEIVDINDNNPVFDQSSYQEAVFEDVPVGTVILTVTATDADSGNFALIEYSLGDGEGKFAINPTTGDIYVLSPLDREKKDHYILTALAKDNPGDIASNRRENSVQVVIQVLDVNDCRPQFSKPQFSTSVYENEPAGTSVITMMATDQDEGPNGELAYSLEGPGVEAFHVDMDSGLVTTKRPLQSYERFNLTVVATDGGEPPLWGTTMLLVEVIDVNDNRPIFVRPPNGTVLHIREEIPLRSNVYEVYATDKDEGLNGAVRYSFLKTAGNRDWEYFTIDPISGLIQTAQRLDREKQALYSLILVASDLGQPVPYETMQPLQVALEDIDDNEPLFVRPPKGSPQYQLLTVPEHSPRGTLVGNVTGAVDADEGPNAIVYYFIAAGNEEKNFHLRPDGRLLVLRDLDREREAVFSFIVKASSNRSWTPPRGPSPALDLVSDLTLQEVRVVLEDINDQPPRFTKAEYTAGVATDAKVGSELIQVLALDADIGNNSLVFYSILAIHYFRALANDSEDVGQVFTMGSVDGILRTFDLFMAYSPGYFVVDIVARDLAGHNDTAIIGIYILRDDQRVKIVINEIPDRVRGFEEEFIRLLSNITGAIVNTDDVQFHVDKKGRVNFAQTELLIHVVNRDTNRILDVDRVIQMIDENKEQLRNLFRNYNVLDVQPAISVRLPDDMSALQMAIIVLAILLFLAAMLFILMNWYYRTVHKRKLKAIVAGSAGCTLSLHAPALLPTGNRGFIDIMDMPNTNKYSFDGANPVWLDPFCRNLELAAQAEHEDDLPENLSEIADLWNSPTRTHGTFGREPAAVKPDDDRYLRAAIQEYDNIAKLGQIIREGPIKLIQTELEEEPGERSPSQGSLRFRHKLPTELKGPDGIHMVHGSTGTLLATDLNSLPEDDQKGLGRSLETLTATEASAFEHNARTESAKSTPLHKLRDVILESPLEITEL; this is translated from the exons CACCTACCAGGCGGAGGTGATGGAGAACTCTCCCGCTG GGACCCCCCTCACGGTGCTCAACGGGCCCATTCTGGCCCTGGACGCGGACCTGGACGTCTACGCCGTGGTGACCTACAAGCTGCTGGGCTCCCAGAGTGGCCTCTTCGACATAGACAACAGCTCGG GCGTGGTGACAGTGAGGTCAGGTGTCATCATTGACCGGGAGGCCTTCTCACCCCCGGTCCTGGAGCTGCTCCTGCTGGCTGAGGACATTGGGCTGCTCAATGGCACAGCCGACCTGCTGGTCACCATCCTGGATGACAATGACAACTGGCCCACGTTCAGCCCTCCCGCCCTCACAGTCCACCTGCTAGAAAACTGCCCGCCAG GATTCTCAGTCCTTCAGGTCACAGCCATGGACAGGGACAGTGGCCTCAACGGGGAGCTGATCTACCGAATAGAAGCCGGGGCCCAGGACCGCTTCCTCATCCACCCAGTCACTGGAGTCATCCGTGTCGCCAATGCCACCATCGACAGGGAGGAGCAGGAATCCTACAGGCTGGTGGTGGTGGCCACCGACAGGGGCACCGTCCCTCTCTCGGGCACAGCTCTCATCACCATCCTTATCGACGACATCAATGACTCCCGCCCCGAGTTCCTCAACCCTATCCAGACGGTGAGCGTGCTGGAGTCGGCCGAGCCAGGCACCGTCATCGCCAACGTCACCGCCATTGACCGTGACCTCAACCCAAAGCTAGAGTACCACATCATCGGCATTGTGGCCAAGGACGACACTGACCGCCTGGTTCCCGACCAGGAGGATGCCTTTGCTGTGAATATCAACACAG GGTCCGTAATGGTGAAGTCTCCGCTCAACCGGGAGCTGGTTGCCACCTATGAGGTCACTCTCTCAGTGATTGACAATGCCAGTGACCTACCAGAGCGTTCTGTCAGCGTGCCAAATG CCAAGCTGACAGTCAACATCCTGGATGTCAATGACAACACGCCCCAGTTCAAGCCCTTCGGGATCACCTGCTACACGGAGCGGGTTCTGGAGGGGGCCACCCCAGGAACCACGCTCATCGCTGTAGCTGCTGTGGACCCGGACAAGGGCCTCAATGGGCTGATCACGTACATGCTGCTGGACCTGATGCCCCCAGGCTATGTCCAGCTGGAGGACTCCTCCGCAG GGAAAGTCATTGCTAACCAGACAGTGGACTATGAGGAAGTGCAGTGGCTCAACTTCACCGTGAAGGCCTCGGACAATGGGTCTCCGCCCCGTGCCGCTGAGATCCCCGTCTACCTGGAGATCGTGGACATCAATGACAACAACCCCGTCTTTGACCAGTCTTCCTACCAG GAAGCGGTCTTCGAGGATGTGCCCGTGGGCACGGTCATCCTGACTGTCACTGCCACAGATGCCGACTCGGGCAACTTTGCCCTCATTGAGTACAGCCTCGGGGATGGAGAGGGCAAGTTTGCCATCAACCCTACCACG GGTGACATCTATGTGCTGTCTCCTCTGGACCGGGAGAAGAAGGATCACTATATTCTGACGGCCTTGGCCAAAGACAACCCCGGGGATATAGCCAGCAATCGTCGAGAAAATTCAGTGCAG GTGGTGATCCAGGTGCTGGATGTCAACGACTGCCGCCCACAGTTCTCCAAGCCCCAGTTCAGCACAAGCGTGTACGAGAACGAGCCGGCAGGCACCTCGGTCATCACCATGATGGCCACCGACCAGGACGAGGGCCCCAATGGGGAGCTGGCCTACTCACTCGAGGGCCCTGGCGTGG AGGCCTTCCACGTGGACATGGACTCGGGTCTGGTGACGACAAAGCGGCCACTGCAGTCCTACGAGAGGTTCAACCTGACGGTGGTGGCCACGGATGGGGGAGAGCCCCCGCTCTGGGGCACCACCATGCTCCTGGTGGAGGTCATCGACGTCAATGACAACCGCCCCATCTTTGTGCGCCCGCCGAACGGCACTGTCCTCCACATCAGAGAG GAGATCCCGCTGCGCTCCAATGTATATGAGGTCTATGCCACAGACAAGGACGAGGGCCTCAATGGGGCCGTGCGCTACAGCTTCCTGAAGACAGCCGGCAACCGGGACTGGGAGTACTTCACCATTGACCCCATCAGTGGCCTCATCCAGACAGCTCAGCGCCTggacagggagaaacaggccctgTACAGC CTCATCCTGGTAGCCAGTGACCTGGGTCAGCCAGTGCCATATGAGACCATGCAGCCGCTGCAGGTGGCCCTGGAGGACATTGATGACAACGAACCTCTCTTTGTGAGGCCTCCA AAAGGCAGTCCCCAGTACCAGTTGCTAACTGTGCCTGAGCACTCCCCACGTGGCACCCTCGTGGGCAACGTGACAGGCGCCGTGGACGCAGACGAGGGTCCCAATGCCATCGTGTACTACTTCATTGCAG CTGGCAACGAAGAGAAGAACTTCCATCTCCGGCCAGATGGGCGCTTGCTGGTGCTGCGGGACCTGGACCGTGAGCGGGAAGCTGTCTTCTCCTTCATCGTGAAGGCTTCGAGCAACCGTAGCTGGACGCCACCACGGGGGCCCTCCCCAGCCCTTGACCTGGTCAGTGACCTCACCTTGCAGGAGGTGCGTGTCGTGCTCGAAGACATCAATGACCAGCCCCCGCGCTTCACCAAGGCCGAGTACACCGCAG GAGTGGCCACCGATGCCAAGGTGGGCTCAGAGTTGATCCAGGTGCTGGCCCTGGATGCAGACATTGGCAACAACAGCCTGGTCTTCTACAGCATCCTGGCCATCCACTACTTCCGGGCCCTCGCCAACGACTCTGAAGACGTGGGCCAGGTCTTCACCATGG GGAGTGTGGACGGCATCCTGCGCACCTTCGACCTCTTCATGGCCTATAGCCCCGGCTACTTTGTGGTGGACATCGTGGCCCGGGACCTGGCAGGCCACAATGACACGGCCATCATCGGCATCTACATCCTGAGAGATGACCAGCGGGTCAAGATCGTCATTAATGAGATCCCTGACCGCGTGCGCGGCTTTGAGGAGGAGTTTATCCGCCTGCTCTCCAACATCACTGGTGCCATCGTCAACACGGACGACGTGCAG TTCCATGTGGACAAGAAGGGTCGGGTGAACTTCGCACAGACAGAGCTGCTCATCCACGTGGTGAACCGTGATACCAACCGCATCCTGGACGTGGACCG GGTGATCCAGATGATTGACGAGAACAAGGAGCAGCTACGGAATCTCTTCCGGAACTACAACGTCCTGGACGTGCAGCCCGCCATCTCCGTCCGCCTGCCCGACGACATGTCTGCCCTGCAG ATGGCGATCATTGTCTTGGCCATTCTCCTCTTCTTGGCGGCCATGCTCTTCATCCTCATGAACTGGTACTACAGGACCGT ACACAAGAGGAAGCTCAAAGCCATTGTGGCTGGATCAGCAG GGTGCACCCTTTCCCTCCATGCCCCAGCACTTCTCCCTACAGGGAACCGCGGTTTCATTGACATCATGGACATGCCCAACACCAACAAGTATTCCTTTGATGG AGCCAACCCCGTGTGGCTGGATCCTTTCTGCCGGAACCTAGAGCTGGCTGCCCAGGCTGAGCATGAGGACGACCTGCCAGAGAACCTGAGTGAGATTGCAGACCTGTGGAACAGCCCTACCCGCACCCAT GGAACGTTTGGGCGTGAACCCGCGGCAGTGAAGCCTGATGACGACCGGTACCTGCGGGCAGCCATCCAAGAGTATGACAACATCGCCAAGCTGGGCCAGATCATCCGGGAGGGGCCCATCAAG CTGATCCAGACCGAGCTGGAGGAAGAGCCAGGGGAACGCAGCCCCAGCCAGGGCAGCCTGCGCTTCCGCCACAAGCTGCCAACTGAGCTCAAGGGGCCCGACGGCATCCACATGGTGCACGGCAGCACCGGCACACTGCTGGCCACGGACCTCAACAGCCTGCCCGAGGACGACCAGAAGGGCCTGGGTCGCTCGCTGGAGACCCTGACGGCCACAGAGGCTAGCGCCTTTGAGCACAACGCCCGCACGGAGTCGGCCAAATCCACGCCGCTGCACAAGCTTCGGGATGTGATCCTCGAGAGCCCCCTGGAGATCACAGAGCTATGA
- the CDH23 gene encoding cadherin-23 isoform X8, whose translation MVKSPLNRELVATYEVTLSVIDNASDLPERSVSVPNAKLTVNILDVNDNTPQFKPFGITCYTERVLEGATPGTTLIAVAAVDPDKGLNGLITYMLLDLMPPGYVQLEDSSAGKVIANQTVDYEEVQWLNFTVKASDNGSPPRAAEIPVYLEIVDINDNNPVFDQSSYQEAVFEDVPVGTVILTVTATDADSGNFALIEYSLGDGEGKFAINPTTGDIYVLSPLDREKKDHYILTALAKDNPGDIASNRRENSVQVVIQVLDVNDCRPQFSKPQFSTSVYENEPAGTSVITMMATDQDEGPNGELAYSLEGPGVEAFHVDMDSGLVTTKRPLQSYERFNLTVVATDGGEPPLWGTTMLLVEVIDVNDNRPIFVRPPNGTVLHIREEIPLRSNVYEVYATDKDEGLNGAVRYSFLKTAGNRDWEYFTIDPISGLIQTAQRLDREKQALYSLILVASDLGQPVPYETMQPLQVALEDIDDNEPLFVRPPKGSPQYQLLTVPEHSPRGTLVGNVTGAVDADEGPNAIVYYFIAAGNEEKNFHLRPDGRLLVLRDLDREREAVFSFIVKASSNRSWTPPRGPSPALDLVSDLTLQEVRVVLEDINDQPPRFTKAEYTAGVATDAKVGSELIQVLALDADIGNNSLVFYSILAIHYFRALANDSEDVGQVFTMGSVDGILRTFDLFMAYSPGYFVVDIVARDLAGHNDTAIIGIYILRDDQRVKIVINEIPDRVRGFEEEFIRLLSNITGAIVNTDDVQFHVDKKGRVNFAQTELLIHVVNRDTNRILDVDRVIQMIDENKEQLRNLFRNYNVLDVQPAISVRLPDDMSALQMAIIVLAILLFLAAMLFILMNWYYRTVHKRKLKAIVAGSAGCTLSLHAPALLPTGNRGFIDIMDMPNTNKYSFDGANPVWLDPFCRNLELAAQAEHEDDLPENLSEIADLWNSPTRTHGTFGREPAAVKPDDDRYLRAAIQEYDNIAKLGQIIREGPIKLIQTELEEEPGERSPSQGSLRFRHKLPTELKGPDGIHMVHGSTGTLLATDLNSLPEDDQKGLGRSLETLTATEASAFEHNARTESAKSTPLHKLRDVILESPLEITEL comes from the exons ATGGTGAAGTCTCCGCTCAACCGGGAGCTGGTTGCCACCTATGAGGTCACTCTCTCAGTGATTGACAATGCCAGTGACCTACCAGAGCGTTCTGTCAGCGTGCCAAATG CCAAGCTGACAGTCAACATCCTGGATGTCAATGACAACACGCCCCAGTTCAAGCCCTTCGGGATCACCTGCTACACGGAGCGGGTTCTGGAGGGGGCCACCCCAGGAACCACGCTCATCGCTGTAGCTGCTGTGGACCCGGACAAGGGCCTCAATGGGCTGATCACGTACATGCTGCTGGACCTGATGCCCCCAGGCTATGTCCAGCTGGAGGACTCCTCCGCAG GGAAAGTCATTGCTAACCAGACAGTGGACTATGAGGAAGTGCAGTGGCTCAACTTCACCGTGAAGGCCTCGGACAATGGGTCTCCGCCCCGTGCCGCTGAGATCCCCGTCTACCTGGAGATCGTGGACATCAATGACAACAACCCCGTCTTTGACCAGTCTTCCTACCAG GAAGCGGTCTTCGAGGATGTGCCCGTGGGCACGGTCATCCTGACTGTCACTGCCACAGATGCCGACTCGGGCAACTTTGCCCTCATTGAGTACAGCCTCGGGGATGGAGAGGGCAAGTTTGCCATCAACCCTACCACG GGTGACATCTATGTGCTGTCTCCTCTGGACCGGGAGAAGAAGGATCACTATATTCTGACGGCCTTGGCCAAAGACAACCCCGGGGATATAGCCAGCAATCGTCGAGAAAATTCAGTGCAG GTGGTGATCCAGGTGCTGGATGTCAACGACTGCCGCCCACAGTTCTCCAAGCCCCAGTTCAGCACAAGCGTGTACGAGAACGAGCCGGCAGGCACCTCGGTCATCACCATGATGGCCACCGACCAGGACGAGGGCCCCAATGGGGAGCTGGCCTACTCACTCGAGGGCCCTGGCGTGG AGGCCTTCCACGTGGACATGGACTCGGGTCTGGTGACGACAAAGCGGCCACTGCAGTCCTACGAGAGGTTCAACCTGACGGTGGTGGCCACGGATGGGGGAGAGCCCCCGCTCTGGGGCACCACCATGCTCCTGGTGGAGGTCATCGACGTCAATGACAACCGCCCCATCTTTGTGCGCCCGCCGAACGGCACTGTCCTCCACATCAGAGAG GAGATCCCGCTGCGCTCCAATGTATATGAGGTCTATGCCACAGACAAGGACGAGGGCCTCAATGGGGCCGTGCGCTACAGCTTCCTGAAGACAGCCGGCAACCGGGACTGGGAGTACTTCACCATTGACCCCATCAGTGGCCTCATCCAGACAGCTCAGCGCCTggacagggagaaacaggccctgTACAGC CTCATCCTGGTAGCCAGTGACCTGGGTCAGCCAGTGCCATATGAGACCATGCAGCCGCTGCAGGTGGCCCTGGAGGACATTGATGACAACGAACCTCTCTTTGTGAGGCCTCCA AAAGGCAGTCCCCAGTACCAGTTGCTAACTGTGCCTGAGCACTCCCCACGTGGCACCCTCGTGGGCAACGTGACAGGCGCCGTGGACGCAGACGAGGGTCCCAATGCCATCGTGTACTACTTCATTGCAG CTGGCAACGAAGAGAAGAACTTCCATCTCCGGCCAGATGGGCGCTTGCTGGTGCTGCGGGACCTGGACCGTGAGCGGGAAGCTGTCTTCTCCTTCATCGTGAAGGCTTCGAGCAACCGTAGCTGGACGCCACCACGGGGGCCCTCCCCAGCCCTTGACCTGGTCAGTGACCTCACCTTGCAGGAGGTGCGTGTCGTGCTCGAAGACATCAATGACCAGCCCCCGCGCTTCACCAAGGCCGAGTACACCGCAG GAGTGGCCACCGATGCCAAGGTGGGCTCAGAGTTGATCCAGGTGCTGGCCCTGGATGCAGACATTGGCAACAACAGCCTGGTCTTCTACAGCATCCTGGCCATCCACTACTTCCGGGCCCTCGCCAACGACTCTGAAGACGTGGGCCAGGTCTTCACCATGG GGAGTGTGGACGGCATCCTGCGCACCTTCGACCTCTTCATGGCCTATAGCCCCGGCTACTTTGTGGTGGACATCGTGGCCCGGGACCTGGCAGGCCACAATGACACGGCCATCATCGGCATCTACATCCTGAGAGATGACCAGCGGGTCAAGATCGTCATTAATGAGATCCCTGACCGCGTGCGCGGCTTTGAGGAGGAGTTTATCCGCCTGCTCTCCAACATCACTGGTGCCATCGTCAACACGGACGACGTGCAG TTCCATGTGGACAAGAAGGGTCGGGTGAACTTCGCACAGACAGAGCTGCTCATCCACGTGGTGAACCGTGATACCAACCGCATCCTGGACGTGGACCG GGTGATCCAGATGATTGACGAGAACAAGGAGCAGCTACGGAATCTCTTCCGGAACTACAACGTCCTGGACGTGCAGCCCGCCATCTCCGTCCGCCTGCCCGACGACATGTCTGCCCTGCAG ATGGCGATCATTGTCTTGGCCATTCTCCTCTTCTTGGCGGCCATGCTCTTCATCCTCATGAACTGGTACTACAGGACCGT ACACAAGAGGAAGCTCAAAGCCATTGTGGCTGGATCAGCAG GGTGCACCCTTTCCCTCCATGCCCCAGCACTTCTCCCTACAGGGAACCGCGGTTTCATTGACATCATGGACATGCCCAACACCAACAAGTATTCCTTTGATGG AGCCAACCCCGTGTGGCTGGATCCTTTCTGCCGGAACCTAGAGCTGGCTGCCCAGGCTGAGCATGAGGACGACCTGCCAGAGAACCTGAGTGAGATTGCAGACCTGTGGAACAGCCCTACCCGCACCCAT GGAACGTTTGGGCGTGAACCCGCGGCAGTGAAGCCTGATGACGACCGGTACCTGCGGGCAGCCATCCAAGAGTATGACAACATCGCCAAGCTGGGCCAGATCATCCGGGAGGGGCCCATCAAG CTGATCCAGACCGAGCTGGAGGAAGAGCCAGGGGAACGCAGCCCCAGCCAGGGCAGCCTGCGCTTCCGCCACAAGCTGCCAACTGAGCTCAAGGGGCCCGACGGCATCCACATGGTGCACGGCAGCACCGGCACACTGCTGGCCACGGACCTCAACAGCCTGCCCGAGGACGACCAGAAGGGCCTGGGTCGCTCGCTGGAGACCCTGACGGCCACAGAGGCTAGCGCCTTTGAGCACAACGCCCGCACGGAGTCGGCCAAATCCACGCCGCTGCACAAGCTTCGGGATGTGATCCTCGAGAGCCCCCTGGAGATCACAGAGCTATGA